Proteins found in one Candidatus Tanganyikabacteria bacterium genomic segment:
- the grpE gene encoding nucleotide exchange factor GrpE has translation MSEQQTNAELGQEPLPGQAEAAAAPVEGPEAQAAAAGRAESAAPRQPSGPQLRIPSRPDHSAPDPRVTELEAQVAEAKQQLQRMAADFENYRRRVAAEKDELVSFASSRVLENFLPIVDNFERALQHAATAEPSPFQQGIEMIYRQVIDFLGRQGVAQMDVVGKLFDPNVHEAIAQFETPDHPDQSILAVAEKGYSLNGRVLRHAKVQIASNSAERAAAEAEAAAAAAAAQAAAAVEAENAALSNTIDQLTAELEGASPPETVSSKQEDFTLEDLMAEAAQDPQGSKEESHG, from the coding sequence TTGAGCGAGCAGCAGACCAACGCCGAGCTCGGCCAGGAACCGCTTCCCGGCCAGGCCGAGGCTGCCGCCGCGCCCGTGGAAGGGCCCGAGGCCCAGGCGGCGGCGGCCGGCCGGGCCGAGAGCGCCGCGCCTCGCCAGCCTTCCGGACCACAGCTCCGCATTCCCAGCAGGCCAGACCATTCTGCCCCCGACCCGCGTGTCACCGAGCTGGAAGCGCAGGTGGCCGAGGCCAAGCAGCAGTTGCAGCGCATGGCGGCCGACTTCGAGAATTACCGCCGGCGCGTGGCGGCCGAGAAAGACGAGCTCGTGAGCTTCGCGTCCAGCCGCGTGCTCGAGAATTTCCTGCCCATCGTGGACAATTTCGAGCGCGCCCTCCAGCACGCCGCCACGGCCGAGCCGTCGCCATTCCAGCAGGGGATCGAGATGATCTACCGGCAGGTGATCGATTTCCTGGGCAGGCAGGGCGTCGCGCAGATGGACGTGGTGGGCAAGCTTTTCGACCCAAACGTGCATGAGGCCATCGCCCAGTTCGAGACGCCCGATCACCCGGATCAGTCCATCCTGGCCGTGGCCGAGAAGGGCTACTCGCTAAACGGCCGCGTCCTTCGCCACGCCAAGGTGCAGATCGCGAGCAACTCGGCCGAGCGGGCGGCCGCCGAGGCCGAAGCCGCCGCCGCCGCCGCCGCCGCGCAGGCCGCCGCGGCCGTCGAGGCCGAGAATGCGGCGCTTTCAAATACCATCGACCAGCTCACCGCCGAGCTCGAGGGAGCTAGCCCCCCCGAGACGGTTTCCAGCAAACAAGAAGACTTCACCCTGGAGGATCTGATGGCCGAGGCGGCCCAGGATCCGCAGGGCAGCAAGGAGGAATCCCATGGGTAA
- the hrcA gene encoding heat-inducible transcription repressor HrcA: protein MDISRLSPRQREILRAVVRDYVLTAEPVGSRTLSRKYDLGLSAATIRNELSDLEEEGLLRQPHTSAGRVPSDSGYRVFVDSLMERATLPVDKQALIESLDTQCQDLEELLHQTARLTAVLSGCTAVVRPPRQRGSRIRTVSVVPIGEAEVLLVLVTTAGAVSHSVVNLRSAASPEEVALLSNFLNAQLRDRPLDALTYRTMREVTAQMERYQAHLEDLLGRLLTQTETFSRVIVSNTAVLAQQPEFSESAKVSPILAFLEREAEMAELMDHMVEAEPVNVQIRIGHESAVPDLAECSVVTATYSVDGAAAGEIAVLGPTRLDYSAAVAAVEAMADRLTRLLGGRGLT from the coding sequence GATTACGTGCTCACGGCCGAGCCGGTGGGCTCTCGCACGCTGTCGCGGAAGTACGATCTCGGGCTGTCGGCCGCCACGATTCGCAACGAGCTATCCGACCTCGAGGAAGAAGGGTTGCTGCGGCAGCCTCACACCTCGGCCGGCCGCGTGCCGTCGGATTCCGGGTACCGGGTGTTCGTCGACTCCTTGATGGAGCGCGCGACCCTGCCAGTGGACAAGCAGGCGCTCATCGAGTCCCTGGACACCCAGTGCCAGGATCTCGAGGAACTCTTGCACCAGACGGCGAGGTTGACGGCCGTCCTGTCGGGTTGCACGGCCGTCGTGCGGCCGCCGCGGCAGCGCGGCAGCCGCATCCGCACGGTGTCGGTGGTGCCGATCGGCGAGGCCGAGGTGCTGCTGGTCCTGGTGACGACCGCGGGCGCGGTCAGCCACTCGGTGGTAAACCTGCGGAGCGCCGCCTCTCCCGAGGAAGTCGCCCTCCTTTCAAACTTCCTCAACGCGCAACTGCGCGATCGGCCGCTGGACGCGCTCACCTACCGGACGATGCGCGAGGTCACCGCGCAGATGGAGCGCTACCAGGCGCACCTGGAGGATCTCCTCGGGCGGTTGCTGACCCAGACCGAGACGTTCTCGCGGGTGATCGTGTCCAACACGGCGGTGCTCGCGCAACAACCGGAATTCAGCGAGAGTGCGAAGGTCAGCCCGATCCTGGCGTTCCTCGAGCGCGAGGCCGAGATGGCCGAACTGATGGACCACATGGTGGAGGCGGAGCCGGTAAACGTGCAGATCCGCATCGGCCACGAAAGCGCGGTGCCCGATCTGGCGGAGTGCAGCGTCGTCACGGCGACGTATTCGGTCGATGGCGCCGCGGCGGGCGAGATCGCCGTGCTGGGACCGACCAGGCTGGACTACTCGGCGGCGGTAGCGGCCGTGGAGGCCATGGCCGACCGCCTCACCCGGCTCCTGGGTGGCCGCGGCCTCACCTAG